A region from the Hydra vulgaris chromosome 08, alternate assembly HydraT2T_AEP genome encodes:
- the LOC136084411 gene encoding uncharacterized protein LOC136084411: MKNDGKSFWHLFKSSAAIRKAVTTLQAPTSDWKIYPARILYTTDFYEKAQSRLEKTADTLKIETDTEEKKGTKQKRKTAMAFSESDEDIGVGDEELYRRYYFDSSNS; encoded by the exons ATGAAAAATGATGGGAAAAGCTTCTggcatttatttaaaagttccGCTGCGATTCGTAAAGCTGTCACAACCTTGCAGGCACCAACCTCTGATTGGAAGATATACCCAGCTAGGATTTTATACACTACAG atttttatgaaaaagctCAGTCACGCTTAGAGAAAACAGCagatactttaaaaattgaaactgacACCGAAGAGAAAAAAGGGACAaagcaaaa gAGAAAGACGGCAATGGCATTCTCTGAAAGTGATGAAGATATTGGGGTTGGTGATGAAGAACTATACAGAAGATATTATTTTGATAGCTCAAATAGCTAA